A single region of the Roseivivax sp. THAF197b genome encodes:
- a CDS encoding branched-chain amino acid ABC transporter permease codes for MDQIIVQVLNGLDKGSAYALIALGLTLIFGTLGVVNFAHGALFMLGAFCAVVFSRILSLSHEVVDETRTDFLGNPMKIDVPYMHDIFGPELGASIIDWAVPLSILFSIPVMIGVGFAMERGLIKHFYKRPHADQILVTFGLAIVLQEIVKAFFGANPIQTPAPEAFTGSFDFGVLLGFDPLTIMYPYWRLVYFGFAALIIGAVFAFLQFTTFGMVVRAGMADRETVGLLGIDIDRRFTLMFAIAACVAGVAGVMYAPIVAPNYHMGMDFLVLSFVVVVVGGMGSLPGAVFAGFLLGVLESFASMPAIVELLPGINQIIIYLVAIIILLTRPRGLMGRKGVMEE; via the coding sequence ATGGATCAGATAATCGTCCAAGTCCTGAACGGGCTCGACAAGGGATCGGCCTATGCGCTGATCGCGCTCGGGCTCACACTGATCTTCGGCACGCTCGGCGTCGTGAACTTCGCCCATGGTGCGCTTTTCATGCTGGGCGCGTTCTGCGCGGTCGTGTTCTCGCGCATCCTGAGCCTCAGCCACGAGGTCGTCGACGAGACGCGCACCGACTTCCTCGGCAATCCGATGAAGATCGACGTGCCCTACATGCACGATATCTTCGGGCCCGAACTGGGCGCGTCGATCATCGACTGGGCCGTGCCGCTGTCGATCCTGTTCTCCATACCGGTCATGATCGGCGTGGGCTTTGCAATGGAGCGCGGGCTGATCAAGCATTTCTACAAGCGCCCGCATGCGGACCAGATCCTCGTGACCTTCGGCCTGGCCATCGTGCTGCAGGAGATCGTCAAGGCGTTCTTCGGCGCCAACCCGATCCAGACCCCTGCCCCCGAAGCCTTCACCGGAAGCTTCGATTTCGGCGTGCTTCTGGGCTTTGATCCGCTGACGATCATGTATCCCTACTGGCGCCTCGTCTACTTCGGCTTCGCAGCCCTGATCATCGGCGCTGTCTTTGCCTTCCTGCAATTCACCACCTTCGGCATGGTTGTCCGCGCAGGCATGGCCGACCGCGAGACCGTGGGTCTTCTGGGCATCGACATCGACCGCCGCTTCACGCTGATGTTCGCCATCGCGGCCTGCGTCGCGGGCGTGGCCGGGGTGATGTACGCGCCCATCGTGGCGCCCAACTACCACATGGGCATGGACTTCCTGGTGCTGAGCTTCGTCGTGGTGGTCGTGGGCGGCATGGGCTCGCTGCCCGGCGCCGTTTTCGCAGGCTTCCTGCTCGGGGTTCTGGAGAGCTTCGCCTCGATGCCCGCCATCGTGGAGCTGCTGCCCGGCATCAACCAGATCATCATCTACCTCGTTGCGATCATCATTCTGCTGACCCGTCCGCGTGGCCTCATGGGCCGCAAGGGCGTCATGGAGGAGTAA
- a CDS encoding branched-chain amino acid ABC transporter permease, which translates to MLGIKGKDLSVFILVAALALLAPFLLNPFPVDSAMAQFNAGYPDLMQRFVIFGIFAIGFNILFGLTGYLSFGHAAFLGVGSYAAIWMMKLVSLNIIPGIIMAIVFAGLFSVLVGYISLRRSGIYFSILTLAFAQMSYALAYSVLTPLTGGETGLQIKPGDNPLLSNIPEGEIGRASLFGLEMSDSSIIRLGGWEFTMNVGYYVCAVVMVLAFYMAIRIFRSPFGMMLRAVKSNQQRMNYTGLNSKPYTLAAFVISGMYAGLAGGLMVAMDTQVGPERMFWTASGEVVLMTILGGAGTLIGPVLGAGFIKYMENIVSKINSTVLHEWFAFLPDGMEDFLVTIFYPFVGKGWHLTLGLMFMAVVIFLPGGLVQGGQKLAAMFRRKKADDTDGDTANQKTPAE; encoded by the coding sequence ATGCTCGGTATCAAAGGTAAGGACCTGTCGGTCTTCATCCTCGTCGCGGCGCTGGCCCTGCTGGCTCCGTTCCTGCTCAACCCCTTCCCGGTGGACAGCGCCATGGCGCAGTTCAACGCGGGCTATCCCGACCTGATGCAGCGCTTCGTGATCTTCGGGATCTTCGCCATTGGCTTCAACATCCTGTTTGGGCTGACCGGGTACCTGTCCTTCGGGCACGCGGCCTTCCTCGGTGTGGGCTCCTACGCCGCGATCTGGATGATGAAGCTCGTCTCGCTCAACATCATCCCGGGCATCATCATGGCGATCGTGTTCGCGGGGCTCTTCTCGGTGCTCGTGGGCTATATCTCGCTGCGCCGGTCGGGGATCTACTTCTCGATCCTGACGCTCGCCTTCGCGCAGATGTCCTATGCACTGGCCTATTCGGTCCTGACCCCGCTCACCGGCGGCGAGACGGGCCTGCAGATCAAGCCCGGCGACAACCCGCTTCTGTCGAACATTCCCGAGGGCGAGATCGGCCGCGCGAGCCTCTTCGGGCTCGAGATGTCCGACAGTTCCATCATCCGCCTGGGCGGTTGGGAATTCACCATGAACGTAGGCTATTATGTCTGCGCCGTGGTGATGGTCCTGGCCTTCTACATGGCGATCCGCATTTTCCGCTCGCCCTTCGGGATGATGCTGCGCGCGGTCAAATCGAACCAGCAGCGGATGAACTATACCGGCCTCAACTCCAAGCCCTACACCCTCGCGGCCTTCGTGATTTCCGGCATGTATGCCGGTCTCGCAGGCGGGCTGATGGTGGCGATGGACACGCAGGTCGGTCCGGAGCGGATGTTCTGGACGGCCTCCGGCGAGGTCGTGCTCATGACGATCCTCGGCGGTGCGGGCACGCTGATTGGCCCAGTGCTCGGCGCGGGGTTCATCAAGTACATGGAAAACATCGTCTCCAAGATCAACTCGACCGTCCTGCACGAATGGTTCGCCTTCCTGCCCGACGGGATGGAGGATTTTCTCGTGACGATCTTCTACCCCTTCGTGGGCAAGGGCTGGCACCTGACGCTGGGCCTGATGTTCATGGCCGTGGTGATCTTCCTGCCCGGCGGCCTCGTCCAGGGCGGCCAGAAGCTCGCGGCGATGTTCCGCCGCAAGAAGGCCGACGACACGGATGGCGATACCGCCAACCAGAAAACCCCCGCTGAATAA
- a CDS encoding ABC transporter ATP-binding protein encodes MGILEVKNVNKRFGGLQALGDVNLSVAENTVHAIIGPNGAGKSTLLNCLVGKLIPDTGSVMFAGQSVLGRKPYEINQMGISRVFQTPEIFGDLSVMENMMIPLLAKRDGSFRLHAIESVEDEGDLRAEAEQMLDEVNMLDKQDMHAASMSRGDKRRLEMAMCLIQQPRLLLLDEPTAGMARADTNNTIELLKEIKEKRDITMCIIEHDMHVVFSLADRITVLAQGTPLVEDTPDKIKGHPKVKEAYLGEAA; translated from the coding sequence ATGGGAATTCTTGAGGTCAAGAACGTCAACAAGCGCTTCGGCGGCTTGCAGGCGCTCGGCGATGTGAACCTCTCGGTCGCCGAGAACACGGTCCACGCGATTATCGGACCGAATGGCGCGGGCAAGTCCACGCTTTTGAACTGCCTCGTGGGCAAGCTGATCCCCGATACCGGGTCTGTGATGTTCGCAGGCCAGTCCGTGCTGGGGCGCAAGCCCTACGAGATCAACCAGATGGGCATCAGCCGGGTTTTCCAGACGCCCGAGATCTTCGGCGATCTCAGCGTCATGGAGAACATGATGATCCCGCTGCTGGCCAAGCGCGACGGATCGTTCCGCCTGCACGCGATCGAATCCGTCGAGGATGAGGGCGATTTGCGCGCCGAGGCCGAGCAGATGCTCGACGAGGTCAACATGCTCGACAAGCAGGATATGCACGCGGCCTCGATGTCGCGCGGCGACAAGCGGCGGCTGGAAATGGCGATGTGCCTGATCCAGCAACCCCGCCTTCTGCTCCTGGACGAGCCGACCGCGGGCATGGCGCGCGCCGACACCAACAATACGATCGAGTTGCTGAAGGAGATCAAGGAGAAGCGCGACATCACCATGTGCATCATCGAGCATGACATGCATGTGGTCTTCTCGCTTGCCGACCGGATCACGGTGCTCGCCCAGGGCACGCCGCTGGTCGAGGACACGCCCGACAAGATCAAGGGACACCCCAAGGTCAAGGAAGCCTATCTGGGCGAAGCCGCCTGA
- a CDS encoding ABC transporter ATP-binding protein has translation MNVRPDFSKNANHAETAPAYLSVWDMHSYYGESYIVQGISFNVHEGEILALLGRNGAGKTTTLRSIARLGDPQVQKGEIWLDHQPLHTMSSHQAAVAGLGLVPEDRRIIPGLTVEENLQLAQIQPPIGWSIERLYDLFPRLGERRRQEGVTLSGGEQQMLSIARALARDIKVLLLDEPYEGLAPVIVDEIEKTLRLIKEQGMTTILVEQNAVRALQLADRAIILDTGSIVYDGTAAEVLENEELRHEYLAI, from the coding sequence ATGAACGTCCGGCCCGATTTTTCGAAAAACGCCAACCACGCCGAGACCGCGCCCGCCTACCTGTCGGTCTGGGACATGCATTCCTATTACGGCGAAAGCTACATCGTCCAGGGCATCTCCTTCAACGTGCACGAAGGTGAGATTCTGGCCCTTTTGGGCCGCAACGGCGCGGGCAAGACGACGACGCTGCGCTCCATCGCGCGGCTGGGCGATCCGCAGGTCCAGAAGGGGGAAATCTGGCTCGATCACCAACCCCTGCACACCATGTCGTCGCATCAGGCGGCGGTCGCGGGGCTCGGCCTCGTGCCCGAGGATCGGCGCATCATCCCCGGCCTGACCGTCGAAGAGAACCTGCAATTGGCGCAGATCCAGCCGCCCATCGGCTGGTCGATCGAGCGGCTGTACGACCTGTTCCCGCGGCTGGGCGAACGCCGTCGGCAGGAAGGCGTGACCCTCTCTGGCGGCGAGCAGCAGATGCTTTCCATCGCCCGCGCGCTGGCCCGCGACATCAAGGTCCTGCTTCTGGACGAACCCTATGAGGGTCTGGCCCCCGTGATCGTCGACGAGATCGAAAAGACGCTGCGCCTGATCAAGGAGCAGGGCATGACCACGATTCTCGTCGAGCAGAACGCCGTGCGGGCGCTGCAACTGGCGGACCGGGCGATCATCCTCGACACCGGCTCCATCGTTTATGACGGAACTGCCGCCGAAGTGCTCGAAAACGAAGAGCTGCGCCACGAATACCTGGCCATCTGA
- the acs gene encoding acetate--CoA ligase, with amino-acid sequence MSHHDPHETFAPSAETVSRAHVDAARYEEMYARSISDPEGFWAEQGQRIDWMRAPTKIKDVNFEYGNVSIKWYEDGQLNVAANCIDRHLETRGDQTAIIWEPDDPQEGAQHITYRDLATNVSKMANILKDQGVARGDRVVIYLPMIPEAAYAMLACARIGAIHSIVFAGFSPDALAQRVNGSDAKCVITADEAPRGGRKTALKANADKALAQCDASVKCLVVRRTGGDVAWDAARDVDVTAAMAEASAECAPEPMDAEDPLFILYTSGSTGQPKGVVHSSGGYLVYAALTHEVTFDYHEGDIYWCTADVGWVTGHSYIIYGPLANGATTLMFEGVPTYPDASRFWQVCEKHKVTQFYTAPTAIRALMGQGNDFVTKCDLSSLRLLGTVGEPINPEAWTWYNDLVGGGRCPIVDTWWQTETGGHLMTPLPGAHATKPGAAMKPFFGIKPVVLEAESGKEIEGNPAEGVLAIADSWPGQMRTVWGDHERFENTYFQQYKGYYFSGDGCRRDEDGDYWITGRVDDVINVSGHRMGTAEVESALVSHDSVAEAAVVGYPHDVKGQGIYCYVTLMSGQEPSDELRKELRNWVRQEIGPIASPDLIQWAPGLPKTRSGKIMRRILRKIAENDYGALGDTSTLAEPEVVDDLIENRMNRG; translated from the coding sequence ATGAGCCATCACGACCCGCATGAGACGTTTGCGCCGAGCGCGGAGACGGTATCGCGCGCGCATGTGGATGCGGCGCGCTACGAGGAGATGTATGCCCGCTCGATTTCCGATCCGGAGGGGTTCTGGGCCGAGCAGGGTCAGCGCATCGACTGGATGCGCGCGCCCACGAAGATCAAGGATGTGAACTTCGAATACGGCAATGTCTCGATCAAGTGGTACGAGGACGGCCAGCTCAACGTGGCTGCGAATTGCATCGACCGCCACCTCGAGACCCGCGGCGATCAGACCGCCATCATCTGGGAGCCCGATGACCCACAGGAGGGCGCGCAGCACATCACCTATCGCGACCTCGCGACCAATGTCTCCAAGATGGCCAACATCCTGAAGGACCAGGGCGTGGCCCGCGGCGACCGCGTGGTGATCTACCTGCCGATGATCCCCGAGGCCGCCTATGCCATGCTCGCCTGCGCGCGGATCGGCGCAATCCATTCCATCGTCTTCGCGGGCTTTTCCCCCGATGCGCTGGCGCAGCGCGTGAACGGCTCGGACGCCAAATGCGTCATCACCGCCGACGAGGCCCCGCGCGGCGGGCGCAAGACCGCGCTCAAGGCCAATGCGGACAAGGCGCTGGCGCAATGCGACGCGTCCGTCAAATGCCTTGTCGTGCGCCGCACCGGCGGCGACGTTGCCTGGGACGCGGCCCGCGACGTGGATGTGACAGCCGCCATGGCGGAGGCTTCCGCTGAATGCGCGCCCGAACCCATGGACGCCGAAGATCCCCTTTTCATCCTGTATACGAGCGGCTCGACCGGCCAGCCCAAGGGGGTTGTGCACTCAAGTGGTGGATATTTGGTTTACGCCGCCCTGACCCATGAGGTCACCTTCGATTACCATGAAGGCGACATCTATTGGTGCACCGCAGATGTTGGGTGGGTCACCGGGCACTCCTACATCATCTATGGCCCGCTCGCCAATGGCGCCACCACGCTGATGTTCGAGGGCGTGCCCACCTACCCCGATGCCAGCCGCTTCTGGCAGGTCTGCGAGAAGCACAAGGTCACCCAATTCTACACCGCACCCACGGCGATTCGCGCATTGATGGGCCAGGGCAACGATTTCGTAACGAAATGCGATCTATCCTCGCTGCGACTCCTCGGAACGGTGGGCGAACCGATCAACCCCGAGGCCTGGACCTGGTATAACGATCTGGTCGGTGGCGGGCGCTGCCCGATCGTCGATACCTGGTGGCAGACGGAAACCGGCGGGCACCTGATGACCCCCCTGCCCGGCGCGCATGCAACCAAACCCGGCGCGGCGATGAAGCCGTTCTTCGGGATCAAACCGGTCGTTCTAGAGGCCGAAAGCGGAAAGGAGATCGAGGGCAACCCCGCCGAGGGCGTGCTGGCCATCGCCGATAGCTGGCCCGGCCAGATGCGCACCGTCTGGGGCGATCACGAGCGGTTCGAGAACACCTATTTCCAGCAATACAAAGGCTATTACTTCTCGGGCGATGGCTGCCGCCGGGACGAGGACGGCGATTACTGGATCACCGGCCGGGTCGATGACGTGATCAACGTCTCGGGCCACCGGATGGGCACGGCCGAGGTGGAATCGGCGCTGGTCAGCCACGATTCCGTCGCCGAGGCCGCAGTGGTCGGCTATCCGCATGACGTGAAGGGCCAGGGCATCTATTGCTACGTGACCCTGATGTCTGGCCAGGAGCCCTCGGACGAGCTGCGCAAGGAGCTGCGCAACTGGGTCCGCCAGGAAATCGGCCCCATCGCCTCGCCCGATCTCATCCAATGGGCGCCGGGCCTGCCCAAGACCCGCTCCGGCAAGATCATGCGCCGCATCCTGCGCAAGATCGCCGAAAACGACTACGGCGCCCTGGGCGACACCTCCACCCTCGCCGAGCCCGAGGTCGTCGACGACCTCATCGAAAATCGCATGAACCGCGGGTAA
- the accB gene encoding acetyl-CoA carboxylase biotin carboxyl carrier protein — translation MSNKTHDSDVAFIAALAELLRENDLTELQVKREYSDNDSLNVRVSRMQPQAAPAQVVSAQPAPAQSMATSAPAAASTDAPEDPAAHPGAVLSPMVGTVYLQPEPGSPAFIKVGAEVSEGDTLIIVEAMKTMNHIPAPKSGTVKRILVEDGAPVEFGAPLVIIE, via the coding sequence ATGAGCAACAAGACCCACGACTCCGACGTCGCCTTCATCGCGGCGCTCGCGGAATTGCTTCGCGAGAATGATTTGACCGAATTGCAGGTCAAACGCGAATATTCGGACAATGACAGCCTGAACGTCCGGGTGAGTCGCATGCAGCCGCAGGCCGCGCCCGCGCAAGTCGTCTCCGCACAGCCTGCCCCGGCACAATCCATGGCAACAAGCGCGCCGGCCGCGGCATCCACCGACGCGCCCGAAGATCCCGCCGCCCATCCCGGCGCGGTCCTTTCCCCGATGGTCGGTACGGTCTATCTGCAACCGGAGCCCGGCTCGCCCGCCTTCATCAAGGTCGGCGCGGAGGTTTCCGAAGGCGATACGTTGATCATCGTCGAAGCTATGAAGACGATGAACCACATCCCGGCGCCGAAATCCGGCACGGTCAAGCGCATCCTGGTCGAAGACGGCGCCCCGGTCGAGTTTGGCGCACCGCTCGTTATCATCGAGTGA
- the accC gene encoding acetyl-CoA carboxylase biotin carboxylase subunit: MFDKILIANRGEIALRVIRACREMGIASVAVHSTADADAMHVRMADETICIGPASSTDSYLSFPAIISACEVTGAQAIHPGYGFLSENARFVQIVEDHGLTFIGPRAEHIRIMGDKITAKDTMKELGVPCVPGSDGGVPDLETAKRIGEEIGYPVIIKATAGGGGRGMKVAKSAAEMERAFQTARSEGKAAFGNDEVYIEKYLTTPRHIEVQVFGDGKGNAVHLGERDCSLQRRHQKVLEEAPGPIITEEERNHIGKVCADAVAKIHYAGAGTIEFLYENGEFYFIEMNTRLQVEHPVTEAIFDVDLVREQIRVASGLPLSFAQEDLKITGHAIEARINAEKLPNFSPSPGTITQYHAPGGLGVRMDSALYQGYRIPPYYDSLIAKLIVHGRDREEALARLDRALGELIVDGVETTIPLFRMLLENEDIHSGAYNIHWLEGWLDRTFGDP, translated from the coding sequence ATGTTCGACAAGATCCTGATCGCCAATCGCGGTGAAATCGCGCTGCGTGTCATCCGCGCATGCCGCGAGATGGGCATCGCCAGCGTCGCGGTGCATTCCACGGCCGACGCGGACGCGATGCATGTGCGCATGGCCGACGAGACGATCTGCATCGGCCCGGCCTCCTCGACCGACAGCTACCTGTCCTTCCCGGCCATCATCTCGGCCTGCGAGGTCACGGGCGCACAGGCGATCCACCCGGGCTACGGCTTCCTGTCCGAGAATGCGCGCTTCGTGCAGATCGTCGAGGATCATGGCCTGACCTTCATCGGTCCGCGCGCCGAACATATCCGGATCATGGGCGACAAGATCACCGCCAAGGACACCATGAAAGAGCTGGGCGTGCCGTGCGTTCCGGGCTCCGACGGGGGCGTTCCGGATCTCGAAACGGCCAAGCGCATCGGTGAGGAGATCGGTTATCCGGTCATCATCAAGGCCACGGCAGGTGGCGGCGGGCGCGGCATGAAGGTGGCGAAATCCGCAGCCGAGATGGAACGTGCCTTCCAGACCGCGCGCTCCGAAGGCAAGGCCGCCTTCGGCAATGACGAAGTCTATATCGAGAAATACCTGACCACCCCGCGTCATATCGAGGTGCAGGTCTTCGGCGACGGCAAGGGCAATGCCGTGCATCTGGGCGAGCGCGACTGCTCGCTCCAGCGGCGCCACCAGAAGGTCCTCGAAGAAGCGCCCGGCCCGATCATCACCGAGGAGGAGCGCAATCACATCGGCAAGGTCTGCGCCGATGCGGTCGCCAAGATCCATTACGCGGGCGCCGGGACGATCGAATTCCTTTACGAGAACGGCGAGTTCTACTTCATCGAGATGAATACCCGCCTGCAGGTCGAACATCCCGTGACCGAGGCGATCTTCGATGTCGACCTCGTGCGCGAGCAGATCCGCGTGGCATCCGGCCTGCCCCTGTCCTTCGCGCAGGAGGATCTGAAGATCACCGGCCACGCGATCGAGGCACGGATCAACGCCGAAAAGCTGCCGAACTTCTCGCCCTCGCCCGGCACGATCACCCAGTATCACGCACCGGGCGGTCTGGGCGTGCGCATGGATAGCGCGCTCTATCAGGGCTACCGGATCCCGCCCTATTACGACAGCCTGATCGCCAAGTTGATCGTGCATGGCCGCGACCGCGAAGAGGCGCTGGCACGGCTCGACCGGGCGCTTGGCGAGTTGATCGTCGACGGCGTCGAGACCACGATCCCGCTCTTTCGGATGCTGCTCGAGAACGAGGACATCCATAGCGGCGCGTATAACATCCATTGGCTGGAAGGTTGGCTGGACAGGACGTTCGGCGACCCGTGA
- the aat gene encoding leucyl/phenylalanyl-tRNA--protein transferase, which translates to MSVSPELILQAYRVGVFPMAESRDDPDIFWVDPKHRGVIPLDGFHISRSLARTLRQDRFDISINRDFSGVMQGCAARSETWINDEIHRVYTALQVAGHAHSLEVWHEGRLVGGVYGVAVGGAFCGESMFSDMRDASKVALAWLVDHLRRAGFVLFDTQFVTPHLASLGGQEISRAAYQALLKDALPLKTRFSETPLAASGQEVVQRNTQTS; encoded by the coding sequence GTGAGCGTCTCGCCGGAACTGATCCTGCAGGCCTATCGCGTCGGCGTCTTCCCCATGGCCGAAAGCCGCGACGACCCGGATATCTTCTGGGTCGATCCGAAGCATCGGGGCGTTATCCCGCTCGACGGGTTCCACATCTCACGCAGCCTGGCGCGGACCTTGCGCCAGGACCGCTTCGACATCTCGATCAATCGCGATTTCAGCGGTGTGATGCAGGGCTGTGCCGCCCGAAGCGAAACCTGGATCAACGATGAAATCCACCGGGTCTACACCGCTCTTCAGGTCGCGGGGCACGCCCATTCCCTTGAGGTCTGGCACGAGGGCAGACTGGTCGGCGGGGTCTACGGCGTGGCCGTGGGGGGCGCGTTCTGCGGCGAGAGCATGTTTTCCGACATGCGGGACGCCTCGAAGGTCGCCTTGGCCTGGTTGGTCGATCACCTGCGCCGCGCAGGTTTCGTGCTGTTTGACACGCAGTTCGTCACGCCGCATCTGGCCTCGCTCGGCGGGCAGGAGATCAGCCGCGCGGCCTACCAGGCGCTGTTGAAAGACGCCCTACCTCTGAAGACGCGATTTTCTGAAACACCGCTGGCCGCTTCCGGTCAGGAGGTCGTGCAGCGCAACACCCAGACATCGTAG
- a CDS encoding DUF2155 domain-containing protein, with amino-acid sequence MIVRFRRFLLAVAAAAMPGLAAAQSVDNGTGAELRILDKLNGITQDQRLTNQERVIQGRIEVELQECRYPVGNPAGEAYAFVTVREIGVAEPVFRGWMIASSPAVNPMDHPRYDVWVLRCTTS; translated from the coding sequence GTGATCGTGCGCTTCCGCCGTTTTTTGCTCGCAGTCGCCGCGGCTGCGATGCCCGGTCTTGCCGCGGCCCAATCCGTCGACAATGGCACCGGCGCGGAGCTGCGCATCCTCGACAAGCTGAACGGCATCACGCAGGACCAGCGCCTCACCAATCAGGAGCGGGTCATTCAGGGACGGATCGAGGTCGAGCTTCAGGAATGCCGCTATCCGGTGGGCAATCCGGCCGGTGAGGCCTACGCCTTCGTGACCGTGCGCGAAATCGGTGTTGCGGAGCCTGTCTTCCGCGGCTGGATGATCGCCTCATCCCCGGCGGTGAACCCCATGGATCACCCCCGCTACGATGTCTGGGTGTTGCGCTGCACGACCTCCTGA
- a CDS encoding NADH:ubiquinone oxidoreductase subunit NDUFA12 translates to MGILNTLLRAVTWWNGQTLNTQLWTWRNGEKVGEDKQGNVFYQTKDGKRRWVIFNGEAEATRVDPDWHGWLHHTFKEPPTERPLAHKSWEKPHIENLTGTALAYAPKGSIRQARPEERSDYEAWSPE, encoded by the coding sequence ATGGGCATTCTGAATACCCTTCTGCGCGCGGTGACCTGGTGGAACGGCCAGACCCTGAACACGCAGCTCTGGACCTGGCGCAATGGCGAGAAGGTCGGTGAGGACAAGCAGGGCAACGTCTTCTACCAGACCAAGGACGGCAAGCGCCGCTGGGTCATCTTCAACGGCGAGGCCGAGGCCACGCGCGTCGATCCCGATTGGCACGGCTGGCTGCATCACACGTTCAAGGAGCCGCCGACGGAGCGTCCGCTGGCTCACAAGTCCTGGGAAAAGCCGCATATCGAAAACCTGACCGGCACGGCACTCGCCTATGCGCCGAAGGGCTCGATCCGTCAGGCGCGCCCCGAGGAGCGGTCCGACTACGAGGCATGGAGCCCCGAGTGA
- a CDS encoding FkbM family methyltransferase yields MKDMSIAAVCHGVQVPHSPYLNETRIARIEAARYEGDEIAGALTVVREGDRVLEMGSGLGVVGAVAALNRAPERVISFEANPHLVPHIEALYAASGIEERIAVRNRVVMAAPDAPRTVTFHVHASFLGSSLIEPEARRSEPVEVETVSFEDVHAELNPTVILCDIEGGELDFLRHADLSGVRAVVMEFHPGAYGREGMRECKRILERAGFVRNDDVSTRLVWTCEKAG; encoded by the coding sequence ATGAAAGATATGTCTATCGCCGCCGTGTGCCACGGCGTGCAGGTGCCCCATTCGCCGTACCTGAACGAAACCCGGATCGCCCGAATTGAGGCGGCGCGCTACGAGGGTGACGAAATCGCGGGCGCACTGACCGTCGTGCGCGAAGGCGATCGCGTGCTTGAGATGGGGTCTGGCCTTGGCGTTGTGGGCGCGGTGGCCGCGCTCAATCGGGCACCCGAACGGGTCATCTCCTTCGAGGCCAATCCGCATCTCGTCCCGCACATAGAAGCGCTCTATGCAGCCTCTGGCATCGAGGAGCGGATCGCCGTCCGCAATCGCGTTGTCATGGCCGCACCGGACGCGCCCCGGACCGTGACCTTCCATGTCCACGCATCCTTCCTGGGCTCGTCGCTCATCGAGCCCGAGGCGCGCCGGTCTGAGCCAGTGGAGGTTGAAACCGTCTCCTTCGAGGATGTCCACGCAGAGCTGAACCCGACCGTGATCCTGTGCGATATCGAAGGCGGCGAGCTGGATTTCCTGCGTCATGCGGACCTGTCTGGCGTGCGCGCCGTGGTGATGGAATTCCACCCCGGCGCTTATGGCCGCGAGGGCATGCGCGAATGCAAGCGCATCCTCGAAAGGGCCGGGTTCGTGCGCAATGACGATGTGTCGACGCGGCTGGTCTGGACCTGCGAAAAGGCGGGCTGA